In Cytophagia bacterium CHB2, the following are encoded in one genomic region:
- a CDS encoding NAD-dependent dehydratase → ILHRMRAGKKVIVHGDGASLWTLTHHRDFAKGFVGLLGLPQAIGETFHITSDEVLTWNQIFEIVAHAAGVQPRIVHIPSEFIAAFDPDWGASLLGDKTHSMIFDNTKIKRFVPDYVATIPFARGAEEVVNWFDANPAKKVVNEETDRLIDKIIAAYELAWPSTQ, encoded by the coding sequence CGATTCTGCACCGCATGCGCGCCGGCAAGAAAGTCATTGTGCACGGCGACGGCGCTTCGCTATGGACGCTGACGCATCACCGTGATTTTGCCAAAGGCTTCGTGGGATTGCTCGGCCTTCCACAAGCAATTGGTGAAACGTTTCACATTACTTCCGATGAAGTACTGACGTGGAATCAAATTTTTGAAATCGTGGCGCATGCGGCCGGAGTGCAACCTCGCATTGTGCACATTCCCTCGGAATTCATCGCAGCATTCGATCCCGACTGGGGCGCGAGTTTGTTGGGTGACAAAACGCACAGCATGATTTTCGACAACACCAAGATCAAGCGTTTCGTGCCGGACTACGTTGCCACGATTCCGTTTGCGCGCGGCGCAGAAGAGGTTGTGAATTGGTTCGACGCGAATCCCGCTAAAAAAGTTGTGAATGAAGAAACCGATCGGCTCATTGATAAGATTATTGCGGCGTATGAGTTGGCGTGGCCGTCGACGCAATAA
- a CDS encoding T9SS type A sorting domain-containing protein — MHFAKAFIARFVLLAASLPAALIAQEAIRLNQLGFYPKGPKFAVAVGAASNVFYLTSPNQTDTLFTGTLGAAQTWSHSGESVKLADFTSFQQAGQYTLVIPNLGKSHPFFIKEYVHQNLSSAAIKGYYFQRASAALAAPYAGKWQRPAGHPDTQVWVHASAATTARPENTIISSPKGWYDAGDYNKYIVNSGISTYTLLAAYEHFPEYYRDFNLIIPESGNGMPDILDEALWNIQWMLTMQDPNDGGVYHKLTTANFSGAVMPHVDTARRYVVQKSTPATLDFAAVMAQASRIFKEYSTQMPGFDQTCLNAALEAWRWAQKNPNVRYNQAALNAAYNPDIVTGEYGDSNFGDEFQWAAAELFITTKADSFIVARNPLAGSFGVPWWGGVNTLGLYSLAFHRAALGSAIDTTRIVSALLGLARGLRDNVTRSAYHLVMGISNGDFVWGSNAIAANQSMALLQAYYLTRDVSFLHAAQQNLDYLLGRNAVGFCFVTGLGSKPTMRPHHRPSQADGIADPVPGLLAGGPNPGRQDGCTGYIGPERARSYLDDWCSYASNEIAINWNAPLAYVAGAIEAIYSPTGKPNPTDVKEGRSGAVPEGFGLLQNYPNPFNPATNIQFSVGSHQWVGLKVYDVLGNEVATLIDEKKPAGNYRVSFNAAQLTSGIYFYQLQAGVSSNAERTFVATKKMVFVQ, encoded by the coding sequence ATGCACTTTGCAAAAGCCTTCATTGCGCGATTCGTTTTGCTTGCCGCTTCACTGCCCGCAGCGCTCATTGCACAAGAAGCCATTCGTTTGAATCAACTCGGCTTTTATCCCAAAGGCCCGAAGTTCGCCGTGGCTGTGGGTGCAGCGAGCAATGTTTTCTATCTCACCTCTCCCAATCAAACCGACACGCTGTTTACCGGCACGCTTGGCGCAGCGCAAACGTGGTCGCATTCCGGCGAGAGCGTGAAGCTCGCGGACTTCACCTCGTTTCAGCAAGCGGGACAATACACGCTCGTCATTCCCAATCTCGGCAAATCACATCCGTTTTTCATTAAAGAATATGTGCATCAAAATTTGTCCTCTGCCGCGATAAAAGGATATTACTTTCAACGCGCTTCAGCGGCGCTCGCGGCGCCATATGCCGGAAAGTGGCAGCGGCCTGCGGGCCATCCCGATACGCAAGTTTGGGTGCATGCCTCTGCGGCAACTACGGCGCGGCCGGAGAACACCATCATCTCTTCTCCCAAAGGCTGGTATGATGCGGGCGATTACAACAAGTACATTGTGAACTCCGGCATCAGCACGTACACGCTGCTCGCCGCGTATGAACATTTTCCCGAATACTATCGCGATTTCAATCTCATCATTCCCGAAAGCGGCAACGGCATGCCCGATATTCTCGACGAGGCATTGTGGAATATTCAATGGATGCTGACCATGCAGGATCCCAACGACGGGGGTGTTTATCACAAGCTCACCACCGCGAATTTCAGCGGCGCAGTGATGCCGCACGTGGATACCGCGCGCCGCTACGTCGTGCAAAAGAGCACGCCGGCCACGCTTGACTTCGCCGCAGTGATGGCGCAAGCGAGCCGCATCTTCAAAGAATACTCCACGCAAATGCCGGGCTTCGATCAAACTTGTTTAAATGCCGCGCTTGAAGCCTGGCGCTGGGCGCAAAAAAATCCGAACGTGCGCTATAATCAAGCCGCGCTGAATGCGGCGTACAATCCCGACATTGTCACGGGCGAATACGGCGACAGCAATTTTGGTGATGAGTTTCAATGGGCCGCCGCGGAGTTGTTCATCACCACCAAGGCGGATAGTTTCATCGTTGCGCGCAATCCGCTTGCCGGCTCGTTCGGCGTGCCCTGGTGGGGCGGTGTGAACACGCTCGGACTGTATTCGCTGGCCTTTCATCGCGCCGCATTGGGCAGCGCAATTGACACGACACGTATCGTATCCGCGCTGCTTGGCTTGGCGCGCGGCTTGCGTGATAACGTCACTCGCTCCGCTTATCATCTCGTCATGGGTATTTCCAACGGCGACTTTGTGTGGGGCAGCAATGCGATTGCGGCGAACCAGAGTATGGCGTTGCTGCAAGCGTATTATCTCACGCGCGACGTTTCCTTTTTGCATGCCGCGCAACAGAATCTTGATTATCTACTCGGCCGCAATGCTGTAGGTTTTTGCTTCGTGACCGGATTGGGCAGCAAGCCGACGATGCGTCCGCATCATCGGCCATCGCAAGCCGACGGCATCGCCGATCCCGTTCCCGGTTTGCTCGCCGGCGGTCCGAATCCCGGAAGGCAGGACGGCTGCACGGGTTATATCGGCCCGGAACGTGCGCGTTCGTATCTCGATGATTGGTGCAGCTATGCGTCAAATGAAATCGCCATCAATTGGAATGCGCCGCTAGCGTATGTTGCCGGCGCGATTGAAGCGATTTATTCACCAACGGGAAAACCCAATCCTACCGACGTGAAGGAAGGTCGAAGCGGTGCAGTTCCCGAGGGATTCGGCTTGCTGCAAAACTATCCCAACCCATTCAATCCCGCGACGAACATTCAATTCTCAGTGGGCAGTCATCAATGGGTTGGCTTGAAGGTTTATGATGTGTTGGGAAACGAAGTCGCGACTTTGATTGATGAAAAAAAGCCCGCAGGCAATTATCGTGTAAGCTTCAATGCCGCGCAACTCACGAGCGGGATTTATTTTTATCAATTGCAGGCCGGAGTCTCATCAAACGCGGAGCGCACTTTTGTTGCGACGAAGAAGATGGTCTTCGTGCAATGA
- a CDS encoding Gfo/Idh/MocA family oxidoreductase → MRKISWGILSTAKIGVEKVIPAMQMGEFSTVTAIASRGFERAQETARRLGLPKAYGSYEELLADREIDAIYNPLPNHLHVEWTIKALHAGKHVLCEKPIGMNLQETVGLQKEAEKFPQLQVMEAFMYRHHPQWALIKELLQSGAIGDVKSLHAVFTYYNVDPANIRNQADIGGGGLLDIGCYCISAARFLFNAEPVRVCGTLEYDPQMKIDRLASGILEFQQGTATFTCSTQSAHQQSISILGASGKIEIIKPFTPGAQEACKIILQTGVASKEYTAQICDQYARQGDLFSQAILNATSAPTPLADAVANMRVIDGVLASQQQRRWIAI, encoded by the coding sequence ATGCGAAAAATCTCCTGGGGCATTTTGAGCACGGCAAAAATTGGCGTTGAGAAAGTCATTCCCGCGATGCAAATGGGTGAGTTTTCCACCGTCACGGCGATTGCTTCACGTGGATTTGAACGAGCGCAAGAGACGGCGCGCCGGTTGGGCCTTCCCAAGGCTTACGGCTCATATGAAGAATTGCTCGCAGACCGTGAGATCGATGCGATCTACAATCCGCTGCCAAATCATCTTCATGTGGAATGGACTATCAAAGCATTGCACGCGGGCAAGCATGTGTTATGCGAAAAGCCCATTGGCATGAACCTGCAGGAAACCGTGGGGTTGCAGAAGGAGGCAGAAAAGTTTCCACAATTGCAAGTGATGGAAGCGTTCATGTATCGCCATCATCCGCAATGGGCATTGATTAAAGAGTTGCTGCAAAGCGGCGCTATTGGCGACGTGAAAAGCTTGCACGCGGTTTTTACTTATTACAATGTCGATCCCGCGAATATTCGCAATCAAGCTGATATTGGCGGCGGCGGGTTGCTGGATATTGGCTGCTATTGCATCTCGGCGGCGCGATTTTTATTCAACGCCGAGCCGGTGCGCGTATGCGGCACGCTTGAATATGATCCGCAAATGAAGATCGACCGCCTGGCCTCCGGCATTTTGGAATTTCAACAAGGCACGGCGACGTTTACGTGCTCCACGCAGTCAGCGCATCAACAAAGCATTAGCATTTTGGGCGCTTCAGGAAAAATCGAAATTATAAAACCGTTCACGCCCGGCGCGCAAGAAGCCTGCAAGATCATTCTGCAAACCGGCGTGGCGTCAAAAGAATACACCGCACAAATTTGTGATCAATATGCCCGGCAAGGCGATTTGTTTTCGCAAGCCATTTTGAATGCGACGAGCGCCCCCACGCCGCTTGCCGATGCGGTTGCGAATATGCGCGTGATCGACGGGGTTTTGGCGAGCCAGCAACAACGCAGGTGGATCGCAATCTAA
- a CDS encoding GNAT family N-acetyltransferase, translated as MSIREATREDFDQIWPIFHEIAAAGETYAYPRDISKEQALKLWMDTPRKTYVLEEDGQILGTYFIKTNQAGPGDHVCNCGYMVSSAARGRGLATAMCEHSQEIARSLGYKAMQFNFVASSNEGAVRLWNKLGFATVGRLPRAFHHPSKGYVDAFVMYKWLET; from the coding sequence ATGAGTATCCGGGAAGCCACGAGAGAGGATTTCGACCAAATCTGGCCAATCTTCCATGAAATCGCCGCGGCCGGCGAAACCTATGCGTACCCGCGCGACATCAGTAAGGAGCAGGCGCTAAAGCTTTGGATGGATACTCCGAGAAAGACTTACGTCTTAGAAGAAGACGGGCAGATCCTGGGCACGTACTTCATCAAGACCAACCAAGCGGGCCCGGGCGACCATGTCTGCAATTGCGGCTACATGGTTTCATCAGCCGCCCGAGGACGCGGCTTGGCCACGGCGATGTGCGAGCATTCGCAAGAAATCGCAAGAAGCCTCGGATACAAGGCCATGCAATTCAATTTCGTTGCATCCAGCAATGAAGGCGCGGTACGGCTCTGGAACAAACTTGGCTTTGCCACTGTCGGTCGCTTACCCAGAGCATTTCATCATCCCTCCAAGGGTTACGTTGATGCATTCGTTATGTACAAATGGTTGGAAACATAG
- a CDS encoding endo-1,4-beta-xylanase: protein MKALALLQAASFLPIIAMFMFATSHAQNETPALKEVFKKAFHVGAALNREQISRTEANTIKLVEKQFNSITAENIMKWERIHPEPERYDFVPVDSFVAFGEKNKMFIVGHTLIWHNQTPRWVFEDGAGKPADRETLLQRMKDHIFTVMGRYKGRIHGWDVINEAVEDDDSLRQSKYLQIAGEDYLQKTFEWARAADPQAELYYNDYNMWHKGKRETVIRLVRELHAKGVRVDGIGMQGHWGLDYPPLDELEESILAYAELGVKVMITEMDVNVLPDPGGHTGAEITRNYALRKELDPYTEGVPKAVQAKQAKQYGDFFRVLYNHRDKIARVTFWGVHDGVSWHNNWPVPGRTAHSLLFDRNLQPKPAFDAVIQTVRGD, encoded by the coding sequence ATGAAAGCCCTAGCTCTATTGCAAGCTGCATCATTCCTGCCGATTATCGCCATGTTTATGTTCGCCACAAGCCATGCGCAGAACGAAACGCCGGCGTTGAAAGAGGTTTTCAAAAAGGCATTTCACGTCGGCGCGGCGCTGAATCGTGAGCAGATTTCTCGAACGGAAGCGAACACGATCAAGCTGGTGGAGAAACAGTTTAATAGCATTACGGCTGAGAATATCATGAAATGGGAGCGGATTCACCCCGAGCCGGAGCGATACGATTTCGTGCCGGTGGATTCGTTCGTGGCGTTCGGCGAAAAAAACAAAATGTTCATCGTGGGCCACACGTTGATCTGGCACAATCAAACGCCGCGCTGGGTTTTCGAAGACGGCGCAGGCAAGCCTGCCGATCGCGAAACGCTGCTGCAACGCATGAAAGATCACATCTTCACCGTGATGGGCAGATACAAAGGCCGCATTCATGGTTGGGATGTCATTAACGAAGCGGTGGAGGACGACGACAGCCTGCGGCAAAGCAAGTATCTGCAAATCGCCGGCGAAGATTATTTGCAGAAGACTTTCGAATGGGCGCGCGCCGCTGATCCGCAAGCGGAATTGTACTACAACGATTATAACATGTGGCATAAAGGCAAGCGCGAAACCGTAATTCGTCTCGTGCGCGAGCTGCACGCAAAAGGCGTGCGTGTGGACGGCATCGGCATGCAAGGGCATTGGGGTTTGGATTATCCGCCGCTCGACGAATTGGAAGAGAGTATTCTCGCCTATGCGGAGTTGGGCGTGAAAGTGATGATCACCGAGATGGACGTCAACGTGCTGCCGGATCCCGGCGGACACACCGGCGCAGAAATTACGCGCAATTATGCGCTGCGCAAGGAACTCGATCCTTATACGGAAGGAGTGCCAAAAGCCGTGCAAGCCAAGCAGGCAAAACAATACGGCGATTTCTTTCGCGTGCTCTACAATCATCGCGACAAAATTGCGCGCGTGACGTTTTGGGGCGTGCATGACGGCGTTTCGTGGCACAACAATTGGCCGGTGCCGGGTAGAACCGCGCATTCGCTGTTGTTCGATCGCAACCTGCAACCCAAACCCGCTTTTGATGCGGTGATTCAAACGGTGCGGGGAGATTAG